One window of the Acyrthosiphon pisum isolate AL4f unplaced genomic scaffold, pea_aphid_22Mar2018_4r6ur Scaffold_19627;HRSCAF=20316, whole genome shotgun sequence genome contains the following:
- the ACYPI34021 gene encoding uncharacterized protein LOC103311794, producing MYIFNYCLRSRINSSIFSSVKRSYTLHLRTSLIHNNRMLLPANQFPGYLVPDRCFMKKMGIYEVYNKKAVQDRVSPSEYELIYNGTGEMYARWLSGIVIAAIIVLPSTFIIAYFYILFTEGKIDLQTYLDILLIPNSTFELMIMIPVLFLMKIVSYNFISKYVLRIYRHNTKRQYVGVYINPILPWKNITCTFETAIKLPDSINVFIPWHKEYYRLAGHKSIVLRERFKRPVDYDRMLGLVKTLDE from the coding sequence atgtatatttttaattactgtcTCCGGAGTAGAATTAACTCTTCAATATTTTCTTCAGTGAAACGGTCTTATACCTTGCACTTAAGAACTTCATTAATTCATAACAATCGGATGTTACTACCCGCCAATCAGTTTCCCGGATACTTAGTGCCAGATCGCTGTTTTATGAAAAAGATGGGCATTTACGAAGTGTACAATAAAAAAGCCGTTCAAGACAGGGTTTCACCATCAGAGTATGAACTAATTTACAACGGCACTGGCGAGATGTATGCACGCTGGTTGAGTGGAATTGTGATCGCTGCCATTATAGTCCTGCCATCAACTTTTATTATTGCctatttctatattttgtttacagaaGGGAAAATTGATTTACAGacatatttagatatattgCTTATACCAAactcaacatttgaacttatgATTATGATTCCTGTATTGTTTCTTATGAAAATAGTGTCCTACAATTTCATTTCTAAATATGTATTGAGAATTTACCGGCACAACACAAAAAGACAGTATGTGGGTGTGTACATAAATCCAATTTTACCATGGAAAAATATAACGTGCACATTTGAAACAGCTATTAAATTGCCGGATAGTATAAATGTGTTCATTCCTTGGCACAAAGAGTATTATCGACTAGCTGGACACAAATCAATTGTCCTGAGAGAAAGATTCAAAAGGCCTGTAGATTATGACAGAATGCTTGGTTT